In a single window of the Fusarium falciforme chromosome 3, complete sequence genome:
- a CDS encoding Cellulase domain-containing protein: protein MPESSRPSRSVRPRERDRQRNGQSSRKNAHKKKRSSGSRRPASGSEEARDRSSKSLSAGALADLDRENARQKKRSERASRANRDESRRPVRASHDEHRRRDRDRERDRDPDRPRTHRKGKKRRVVSGAIMEEGRAQTELRGGGSIDSLEKDFYQRERPKKSKKKLWIALGVSAVVLILIIIVAVVVSNKNKGKGGGGDDSGGDSDSSSGDKSGLDGMDRKDIPDKWKNTYLDPWTWETTTDFNVTFTDEMVGDLPVMGLYDDWDDSARANDKVPPLNKPWGSYTEKPARGVCIGGWLYLEPFITPSLFNYDTDEGIVDEWTLSEKLGADAGETLEKHYASFVTEDTFKDIAAAGLDHVRIGFNYWAVQVYDGDPYVFRTSWRYLLRAIEWCRKYGLRVNLDLHGIPGSQNGWNHSGRWGNIGWLNGKNGDENAKRALEIHDRLSKFFAQDRYKNIISHYGLVNEPRMTFLETSEVIQWTEDAYKLVRKNGVKALVVFGDGFMGLDNWQGLMTGYDDMILDVHQYVIFNENQIDFTHKEKVEYACKGWTEQAERSMDTTTGYGPTMFAEWSQADTDCAKFLTGVGWGNRWEGTYDTGNSNTSILTPRCPTKDKKCSCDQANAAPDKWSDEYKKFLKMFAEAQMHSFEKGWGWFYWTWKTENNYQWSYEAGLKAGVLPEKPWDRDFDCDKDVPDFEKDGLPEYY, encoded by the exons ATGCCAGAGTCGTCACGCCCTTCGCGGTCGGTGCGACCGCGAGAGCGAGATCGACAACGGAATGGGCAATCGTCGAGAAAGAATGCACACAAGAAAAAGAGGTCGTCAGGATCGCGCCGACCAGCTTCGGGGTCGGAAGAGGCTCGGGATCGAAGTTCAAAGTCGTTATCAGCAGGGGCCCTCGCCGATCTGGACAGAGAGAATGCGCGCCAAAAGAAACGAAGTGAACGAGCAAGTCGAGCCAACAGAGACGAATCCCGAAGACCAGTCCGAGCCAGCCACGATGAGCATCGAAGAAGAGATCGGGATCGGGAACGTGACCGAGATCCAGATAGGCCACGAACTCACCGCAAGGGAAAGAAGCGACGAGTTGTGAGCGGAGCTATCATGGAAGAGGGAAGAGCACAAACTGAGCTGAGAGGTGGGGGAAGCATCGATAGTCTCGAAAAGGACTTTTACCAAAGGGAACGACCGAAAAAGAGCAAGAAAAAGCTAT GGATTGCTCTTGGTGTTAGTGctgtcgtcctcatcctcatcatcatagTGGCAGTGGTTGTGAGCAACAAGAACAAAGGGaaaggaggtggtggtgacgatAGTGGTGGTGATTCAGACAGCTCGAGCGGCGACAAATCAGGCCTCGATGGCATGGACCGCAAGGATATACCCGACAAATGGAAGAACACATACCTCGATCCTTGGACATGGGAAACGACAACCGACTTCAACGTCACATTTACCGACGAGATGGTTGGAGACTTGCCAGTCATGGGCCTCTACGACGACTGGGACGATTCGGCACGGGCAAACGACAAGGTTCCGCCACTGAACAAACCATGGGGTTCTTACACCGAAAAGCCTGCTCGGGGAGTGTGTATCGGAGGGTGGCTCTACCTGGAACCATTTATCACGCCGTCTTTGTTCAACTACGACACTGATGAAGGCATCGTTGACGAATGGACATTGTCTGAAAAGTTGGGTGCCGATGCGGGAGAGACGCTGGAGAAACACTACGCATCGTTCGTTACAGAGGATACCTTCAAGGAcatcgccgccgccggccTCGACCACGTTCGAATCGGTTTCAACTATTGGGCCGTCCAAGTATATGATGGAGACCCCTACGTGTTTCGAACCTCGTGGCGATACCTGTTGCGTGCCATCGAGTGGTGCCGCAAATATGGGTTGCGAGTAAACCTGGACTTGCACGGTATTCCTGGCAGTCAGAACGGCTGGAACCACAGTGGTAGATGGGGAAACATTGGTTGGTTGAACGGAAAGAATGGAGACGAGAATGCAAAGCGAGCTCTCGAGATCCATGACCGGCTGTCCAAGTTCTTCGCCCAGGACCGCTATAAGAACATCATCTCGCATTACGGCCTCGTCAACGAACCTCGAATGACCTTTCTGGAGACGAGCGAAGTCATCCAGTGGACAGAGGATGCGTATAAGCTTGTGCGCAAGAATGGCGTCAAAGCCCTTGTTGTGTTTGGAGACGGTTTTATGGGACTTGACAACTGGCAGGGCTTGATGACTGGCTACGACGACATGATCTTGGATGTTCATCAGTACGTCATCTTCAACGAGAATCAGATCGACTTTACGCACAAGGAAAAGGTCGAGTACGCTTGTAAGGGGTGGACGGAGCAGGCTGAGAGGAGCATGGATACAACGACAGGTTACGGACCAACCATGTTTGCCGAATGGTCACAAGCCGACACAGACTGCGCCAAGTTCCTCACGGGCGTGGGCTGGGGCAACAGATGGGAGGGCACGTACGACACGGGCAATTCAAACACCTCGATCTTGACGCCTCGGTGTCccaccaaggacaagaagtgCTCGTGCGACCAGGCCAACGCTGCCCCCGACAAGTGGAGTGACGAGTACAAGAAGTTCCTCAAGATGTTTGCCGAGGCCCAGATGCACAGTTTCGAGAAGGGCTGGGGCTGGTTCTACTGGACATGGAAGACGGAGAACAACTACCAGTGGAGCTATGAGGCTGGTCTCAAAGCGGGTGTTTTGCCTGAGAAGCCCTGGGATCGTGATTTTGACTGCGACAAGGATGTTCCTGATTTCGAGAAGGATGGTCTGCCAGAGTATTACTAG